A window of the Cystobacter fuscus genome harbors these coding sequences:
- a CDS encoding esterase/lipase family protein: MSLHLVLVPGFGGFDALGTLRYYEGVTRVLEETPLVLHYFPNLPTASVRTRAEQMLAFLDERWRRKEIRSGDEIHLVGHSTGGLDLRQLLWRYRELEESKDLRRADSALEVLSHIRSVQFLSTPQRGTNLVRRMNQPLVRSLLIRPLLRTFFESARALRERGTSVSGRLLRRVLRRGKRVESDNWIDALLDTLEGCYSREGAYSSALARASYFELLRWLLHMASDSSALSDLSPVHLGDAPLSPAHVDDPESERRFLVEHGIRYASIVTVARPRSEHWFDLFNQLYALTAESPVARLGPPRAVQKLLDPRTTQMLSLSDNDGLVNTVSQVWPDAASCYLVDADHADVIGHYQEESAGDTHGALKRYDLLNSASGFDAATFHEVWTRIASFAQGRSYAGSGRASRRSSAAPG, encoded by the coding sequence ATGAGCCTTCATCTCGTGCTCGTACCCGGCTTCGGTGGGTTCGATGCCCTCGGTACCCTGCGCTACTACGAAGGTGTCACCCGTGTGCTGGAAGAGACACCGCTCGTCCTGCACTACTTTCCCAACCTGCCCACCGCCAGCGTGCGCACCCGCGCCGAGCAGATGCTCGCCTTCCTCGACGAGCGCTGGCGGCGCAAGGAGATCCGCTCGGGAGATGAAATCCACCTGGTGGGCCACTCCACCGGCGGGCTGGATCTGCGCCAGCTCCTGTGGCGCTACCGGGAGTTGGAGGAGTCCAAGGACCTGCGCCGCGCGGACTCCGCCCTGGAGGTGCTCAGCCACATCCGCTCCGTGCAGTTCCTCTCCACGCCCCAGCGTGGCACGAACCTGGTGCGCCGGATGAACCAGCCGCTGGTGCGCTCCCTGCTCATCCGCCCCCTCTTGCGCACCTTCTTCGAGAGCGCGCGGGCCCTGCGCGAGCGGGGTACCTCGGTGAGCGGCCGGCTCTTGCGCCGCGTCCTGCGGCGCGGCAAGCGCGTGGAGTCGGACAACTGGATCGACGCGTTGCTCGACACACTGGAGGGCTGCTACTCGCGCGAGGGGGCATACTCGAGCGCGCTGGCCCGCGCCTCGTACTTCGAGCTGCTGCGCTGGCTGCTGCACATGGCCAGTGACTCCTCGGCCCTGAGCGATCTGAGCCCCGTGCACCTCGGCGACGCTCCGCTCAGCCCCGCGCACGTGGACGATCCCGAGAGCGAGCGGCGCTTCCTCGTCGAGCACGGCATCCGTTACGCCTCCATCGTCACCGTGGCGCGGCCCAGGTCGGAGCACTGGTTCGACCTCTTCAACCAGCTCTACGCGCTCACGGCCGAGTCACCCGTCGCTCGGCTGGGTCCGCCACGGGCCGTGCAGAAGCTGTTGGACCCCCGGACCACGCAGATGCTCTCGTTGAGCGACAACGATGGGCTCGTCAACACCGTGTCCCAGGTCTGGCCGGACGCGGCGTCGTGCTACCTCGTCGACGCGGACCACGCGGACGTCATCGGGCACTACCAGGAGGAGAGCGCCGGGGACACGCACGGCGCCCTCAAGCGCTACGATCTGCTCAACTCCGCCTCGGGCTTCGACGCGGCGACCTTCCACGAGGTATGGACGCGGATCGCCTCGTTCGCCCAGGGGCGGTCCTACGCCGGATCGGGCCGCGCGTCGCGCCGTTCGTCCGCGGCACCGGGATAG
- a CDS encoding DUF2809 domain-containing protein — translation MPDPSPHGSSSRSRAMLVPCLLLLVMLGLGSRSAVARQVLPGFVTEYAGDTLWATLVYVGILLLWPRLSVGRAAAGALGFSVVIELSQLFHPPWLDALRANPFVALVLGRGFLVSDLFCYAVGVALGVGIDMGLLSRSSRARP, via the coding sequence ATGCCGGACCCTTCCCCGCACGGCTCCTCCTCACGCTCACGCGCGATGTTGGTGCCGTGCCTGTTGCTCCTCGTCATGTTGGGACTGGGCTCGCGCTCCGCGGTGGCCCGTCAGGTGTTGCCGGGCTTCGTCACCGAGTACGCGGGCGACACGCTGTGGGCCACCCTCGTCTACGTGGGGATTCTGCTGCTCTGGCCCCGGCTCTCCGTGGGGCGGGCCGCGGCGGGCGCGCTGGGCTTCTCCGTGGTGATTGAACTCAGCCAGCTCTTCCATCCCCCCTGGCTCGATGCGCTCCGCGCCAACCCCTTCGTCGCCCTGGTGCTGGGGCGCGGGTTCCTCGTGTCGGATCTCTTCTGCTACGCGGTGGGCGTGGCGCTCGGGGTGGGGATTGATATGGGGTTGTTGTCTCGGAGTTCCCGGGCGCGGCCGTGA
- a CDS encoding RHS repeat-associated core domain-containing protein, which yields MTSQGVVLDGYEYQRYQTGAQPFWTPLRFPGQYHDVETDLFENWNRYYDPSIGRYLQPEPMAVVDSLMVRSPTYGYAKSNPINWTDPTGNYTVDDPTKCSNWKAAEWLAQKWAGCAGTSGDKNCKCQEALAKCNGGCDICAILATGTGPEALFQDLGELKPTRTNDPSGYDGKRARESIHFVTGERSYSMNERMCNDSAYIPALASTLIHEASHACAIVNNGKGLRDRNTLPGMLDPPTAGCAAVDIEAACKGAF from the coding sequence ATGACGTCCCAGGGCGTGGTGTTGGATGGCTATGAGTACCAGCGTTACCAGACGGGAGCCCAACCCTTCTGGACGCCGCTGCGCTTCCCCGGCCAGTACCACGACGTCGAGACGGACCTCTTCGAGAACTGGAACCGCTACTACGACCCAAGCATCGGTCGGTACCTGCAGCCAGAACCGATGGCGGTGGTGGACTCATTAATGGTTAGGTCGCCGACGTATGGCTACGCCAAATCAAACCCGATCAACTGGACCGATCCAACAGGCAACTACACGGTTGATGACCCAACCAAGTGTTCCAATTGGAAGGCCGCTGAGTGGCTTGCTCAAAAATGGGCGGGATGTGCTGGCACCAGCGGTGACAAAAACTGTAAGTGTCAGGAGGCACTCGCTAAGTGCAATGGAGGATGCGACATTTGCGCGATCCTCGCGACCGGAACGGGTCCTGAAGCGCTCTTCCAAGATTTGGGAGAACTAAAACCGACACGAACAAACGATCCGTCAGGCTACGACGGGAAAAGGGCGCGTGAGTCGATCCACTTTGTCACGGGCGAGCGGAGCTACAGCATGAATGAGAGGATGTGCAATGATTCGGCGTATATTCCCGCACTGGCGTCGACCTTGATCCATGAGGCTTCGCACGCGTGTGCAATCGTCAACAATGGTAAGGGGTTGCGCGACCGCAACACACTGCCCGGCATGCTCGATCCCCCGACCGCCGGATGCGCAGCGGTTGATATCGAGGCCGCGTGTAAGGGAGCTTTTTGA
- a CDS encoding RHS repeat domain-containing protein gives MAQLSYAQPELDDCAQGAPGSSPGVPYLSSVQSPAGASLRFDYRTLARSTGGVDCVIDRVRTLAYQGKPKDSVVYAYTTHGGIERPGRIAQAEKRARLERYLYAAGAFQRSEAGVLLVRHTYGPDGRVDSATGGGHDASLSWEPTAGACQPGSNCCGRTPQVRQAVDSYAGRGDGDEGAAGLSSTYATLSNHGQEHAPRMYQTQDACSVSGACSPGSVRSEWTCSSPGNPGKEIARKDKRDNWQVFGYSLSPEASPRLELASVKRGASDMLGTGALEETRYTYTYSNGQQLPQVEEEASVLGGIAERKRMLHVYAPGTDRTKALIRSGWTRVRGGNGTWTTERRFVGTFLLTTFNGDQEDPLGRVREIHGPCWVASESATDCPTTAPYPVTRYVYFEPDATGAHANRLSQEIVYPAGGPVSPNSLGSVTGHLYDFNSDSSRIETIIDGNSGWTIESHYNEDRLVRTEEGDYNGSPSKITIYGYQSDKYLSYISHPEGDFDVFCYRTGSSLDGRCTSGAMSDKLQWVARARGAEGTGWTEKTVYAYWPDGTLKEERFLSQTGTGTQTRRVMKYAADAHKRPTWSQWGEGAGSFTAAKSFDGADNLTGVGHAFNSPPAWCGGVKTGMGAPENGTPLSQLCSSLAYDRANRLVQVDEYPEDGVSQRTLFTYDVQGNVSGVKVGCQSTDTFATCVHPASVYTYDDFGQVVEVSLPHADGPVRYAYNPQGNQVVKETAAMRQAGEYVFSTYDMLSRLVSVQRVHAAESELLYRLGYDDQVMPPSSCPAVEYSKGRLRYREDSFGTTWFSYDLWGNVLGEIRVRAGATTCGAEANANPHTRYIYTPNGNLQSVTYPNGRTVTYVYGTGGNTNRVSAVDVTLYDGTAWTTRRLLSNVSWEPYGGLRGYTLNQPGASGSMTVEYGLGDDGSVPPAGCSTSFPSATNSDLTGRLRGLRVSSGTMAMGTAHGVLAAGEPCNIREDASDVPPGGPDGGTGGGGGCGPGNGVGVRVGSGPRADLVGLGDPFHGACEREVGLARWAGEHDVPGRGVGWL, from the coding sequence TTGGCGCAGCTGAGCTATGCCCAGCCCGAGCTGGACGATTGCGCGCAGGGCGCGCCGGGAAGCAGTCCGGGCGTCCCCTATCTCTCCAGTGTGCAGAGCCCCGCCGGAGCGAGTCTACGCTTCGACTACCGTACGCTTGCGCGTTCCACGGGGGGCGTGGACTGTGTCATCGACCGGGTGCGCACTCTGGCATACCAGGGCAAACCGAAGGATTCGGTGGTGTACGCCTACACCACGCACGGAGGGATCGAGCGACCGGGGCGTATCGCACAGGCGGAAAAGCGTGCGCGCCTGGAGCGCTATCTCTACGCGGCGGGAGCGTTTCAGCGCTCGGAGGCGGGAGTGCTGCTGGTGCGGCATACGTACGGGCCGGACGGGCGTGTGGACTCGGCGACAGGAGGAGGCCATGACGCCTCGCTTTCCTGGGAGCCCACGGCGGGAGCATGCCAACCGGGTTCCAACTGCTGCGGCCGGACGCCCCAGGTGCGCCAGGCGGTGGATTCCTACGCCGGACGGGGTGACGGCGATGAGGGGGCCGCCGGCCTGTCGAGCACCTATGCGACGCTCTCCAACCATGGCCAGGAGCATGCGCCGCGCATGTACCAGACCCAGGATGCGTGCTCGGTGAGTGGTGCCTGCAGCCCGGGCTCGGTCCGCTCGGAGTGGACCTGCTCGTCGCCCGGAAACCCCGGCAAGGAAATCGCGCGCAAGGACAAGCGGGACAACTGGCAGGTGTTTGGCTACTCCTTGTCCCCCGAAGCCTCTCCACGACTGGAACTCGCCAGTGTCAAGCGGGGTGCCTCGGACATGCTCGGGACGGGGGCCCTGGAGGAAACACGGTACACCTATACCTACTCCAACGGTCAGCAACTGCCGCAGGTGGAGGAGGAGGCCAGTGTCCTGGGGGGGATCGCGGAGCGCAAGCGCATGCTTCACGTCTATGCCCCCGGAACGGACCGCACGAAGGCCCTCATTCGCTCCGGTTGGACGCGGGTCCGCGGCGGCAACGGCACCTGGACGACCGAACGCCGTTTCGTGGGCACCTTCTTGCTCACCACCTTCAATGGAGACCAGGAGGATCCATTGGGCCGGGTGAGGGAGATTCATGGTCCATGCTGGGTGGCCAGCGAGTCCGCCACGGATTGTCCCACGACGGCGCCCTATCCTGTGACGCGCTACGTGTATTTCGAGCCGGACGCCACTGGCGCGCATGCCAACCGGTTGTCCCAGGAGATCGTCTACCCCGCCGGAGGCCCGGTGAGTCCGAATTCGCTCGGCTCGGTGACGGGGCACCTTTACGATTTCAATTCCGATTCAAGCCGCATCGAGACCATCATCGACGGCAACAGTGGGTGGACCATCGAGAGCCATTACAATGAAGACCGGCTCGTGAGGACGGAAGAAGGTGACTACAATGGGTCTCCGTCGAAAATCACCATCTACGGCTATCAGAGCGACAAGTACTTGAGCTACATCAGCCATCCCGAGGGAGACTTCGATGTCTTCTGCTACCGCACGGGTTCCTCGCTGGACGGGCGCTGCACCAGTGGTGCGATGTCGGACAAACTCCAGTGGGTGGCGCGAGCCCGTGGGGCGGAGGGGACGGGCTGGACGGAGAAGACCGTCTACGCCTACTGGCCCGATGGAACGCTGAAAGAGGAGCGATTCCTGAGCCAGACGGGGACCGGGACGCAGACGAGGCGGGTGATGAAATACGCGGCGGACGCGCACAAGCGGCCGACGTGGAGCCAGTGGGGAGAAGGCGCGGGGAGCTTCACGGCGGCGAAGTCCTTCGATGGCGCGGACAACCTGACGGGAGTGGGGCACGCCTTCAACAGCCCGCCCGCGTGGTGTGGTGGGGTGAAGACGGGAATGGGAGCACCGGAGAACGGCACGCCGCTGTCGCAGCTGTGCTCCTCGCTGGCCTATGACCGGGCCAACCGACTGGTGCAGGTGGACGAGTATCCGGAGGACGGCGTCTCCCAGCGCACGCTCTTCACCTATGACGTGCAGGGCAACGTGTCCGGAGTGAAGGTGGGCTGTCAGTCCACGGACACGTTCGCCACCTGCGTTCACCCCGCGTCCGTGTACACGTATGACGATTTTGGCCAGGTGGTGGAGGTGTCCCTGCCGCACGCCGATGGCCCGGTGCGCTATGCCTATAACCCCCAGGGCAACCAGGTGGTGAAGGAGACGGCGGCCATGCGTCAGGCCGGCGAGTATGTATTCTCCACCTACGACATGCTCTCGCGCCTGGTCTCCGTCCAGCGGGTGCATGCCGCGGAGAGCGAGCTGCTCTATCGTCTGGGCTACGATGACCAGGTAATGCCTCCTTCGAGTTGCCCGGCGGTGGAATACAGCAAGGGCCGGCTTCGCTACCGCGAGGACTCTTTCGGCACCACCTGGTTCTCGTATGACTTGTGGGGCAACGTGCTGGGGGAGATTCGCGTGAGAGCGGGGGCTACCACGTGTGGTGCCGAGGCCAACGCGAACCCGCACACCCGCTACATCTACACGCCCAACGGCAACCTCCAGTCGGTGACGTACCCAAACGGGCGGACGGTGACGTATGTGTACGGGACGGGAGGCAACACCAACCGGGTGAGCGCGGTGGACGTGACGCTGTACGACGGGACGGCGTGGACGACGCGGCGGCTGCTGAGCAACGTCTCCTGGGAGCCGTACGGCGGGCTGCGGGGCTACACGTTGAACCAGCCCGGAGCGAGTGGCTCCATGACGGTGGAGTACGGCCTGGGGGATGACGGCTCGGTGCCGCCCGCGGGTTGCTCCACCAGCTTCCCCTCCGCGACGAACTCGGATTTGACGGGGCGGTTGCGCGGCCTGCGCGTGTCCTCGGGCACCATGGCGATGGGAACAGCCCACGGGGTCCTCGCCGCTGGCGAACCATGCAACATCCGTGAGGATGCGAGCGATGTTCCACCAGGTGGACCTGACGGCGGGACAGGTGGAGGTGGTGGATGCGGACCTGGGAACGGTGTTGGCGTCCGTGTCGGGAGCGGGCCGAGGGCGGACCTGGTCGGGCTGGGTGACCCCTTCCACGGGGCGTGCGAGCGTGAGGTTGGTTTGGCCCGGTGGGCCGGAGAACATGACGTCCCAGGGCGTGGTGTTGGATGGCTATGA
- a CDS encoding MopE-related protein, producing MTNKNSPCFTRPIVSSGASWSSAACLVMLFCLLAMTSAHAHDFGYHELRSNPDGVGASIITWDCSCPGGTVGSPRCTRYATDGAGNVPPEARRDYLFLGNLGLNACAKGPQWECNSDLDCVKPGAFGQGQCVVNPDAQLTETASGNEFFDPVVMCMYPVSESEVCDGKDNDLDGETDEDGFGGTVCLQDGGAATSPDAGGDGGLSCGAEICADGQDNDCDGAVDEAACPENSMGEGPWEAIDASTDTIPSISPRVPASSRRRIFV from the coding sequence ATGACGAACAAGAATTCTCCTTGTTTTACCAGACCCATCGTGTCATCTGGTGCATCCTGGTCGTCTGCTGCTTGTCTGGTCATGCTATTTTGTCTGTTGGCCATGACTTCCGCTCATGCCCATGATTTTGGCTATCACGAACTGCGCTCCAATCCCGATGGAGTCGGTGCTTCCATCATCACCTGGGACTGCAGTTGCCCCGGCGGAACCGTGGGGAGTCCGCGGTGTACTCGTTATGCCACCGATGGTGCGGGCAACGTGCCTCCCGAGGCTCGAAGAGACTATCTGTTCCTTGGGAACCTGGGCCTCAATGCCTGTGCGAAGGGGCCTCAGTGGGAATGCAACAGCGACTTGGATTGCGTGAAGCCTGGTGCTTTTGGTCAGGGGCAGTGTGTGGTCAATCCGGATGCTCAACTGACGGAGACCGCGAGTGGAAATGAATTCTTCGACCCCGTCGTGATGTGCATGTACCCGGTGTCGGAGTCCGAGGTGTGTGATGGCAAGGACAATGATCTCGATGGGGAGACGGATGAAGACGGATTCGGTGGGACGGTCTGCCTGCAGGACGGTGGGGCCGCGACGAGTCCGGACGCGGGCGGTGACGGTGGCTTGTCCTGTGGCGCGGAAATCTGCGCGGATGGCCAGGACAACGACTGCGATGGTGCGGTGGACGAGGCTGCGTGCCCGGAGAACTCGATGGGGGAGGGCCCGTGGGAAGCAATCGATGCCTCTACGGATACGATCCCGTCAATCTCGCCTCGGGTTCCAGCTTCGAGCAGGCGGAGGATCTTCGTGTAG
- a CDS encoding SMI1/KNR4 family protein, with protein sequence MATPMSSLLEEVSREHFPYPPATPEELEDFERRVGWRLDPDLRAFYLHCNGAELIERLPDSPYQILPLAEITRARVAIFGERGDDDEHGPASLYTLCDVQDGDYVLVDVSRQENGRYPLMDGYHEAWPNAEYCGPVASSFAEFLEAVMRSRRPVYWLGGK encoded by the coding sequence ATGGCCACGCCCATGAGCAGCTTGCTCGAAGAGGTCTCCCGCGAGCATTTCCCGTATCCCCCCGCCACGCCCGAGGAGCTCGAGGACTTCGAGCGGCGGGTGGGCTGGCGGCTGGACCCGGACCTGCGGGCCTTCTACCTGCACTGCAATGGGGCGGAGCTGATCGAGCGGTTGCCCGATTCGCCGTATCAGATCCTGCCTCTGGCGGAGATCACCCGGGCGCGGGTGGCCATCTTCGGAGAGCGAGGCGATGATGACGAGCACGGTCCCGCCTCGCTGTACACCCTGTGTGATGTCCAGGACGGGGACTACGTCCTGGTGGATGTGAGCCGGCAGGAGAACGGCCGCTACCCCCTCATGGACGGCTACCATGAGGCGTGGCCGAACGCGGAGTACTGCGGGCCCGTGGCCAGCTCCTTCGCGGAGTTCCTGGAGGCGGTGATGCGCTCCCGACGCCCCGTGTACTGGCTGGGCGGGAAGTAG
- a CDS encoding SUF system Fe-S cluster assembly regulator — MLRMSKMTDYGIVLLTELARASGETRTAKELAACTHVPLPSVSKVLKGLQGSGLLVSHRGASGGYGLSRPAQGILLTEIIAALEGPVAFTECGAHGTPHASGPCELETVCRVRGHWRIINRALQDALGRLTLADLCAPVSRLSPLAEHPPSTPAPIPTPVTLRGTPA; from the coding sequence ATGCTCCGGATGAGCAAGATGACCGACTACGGCATCGTGCTGCTGACCGAGCTGGCGCGCGCCTCGGGCGAGACGCGTACGGCGAAGGAACTGGCGGCATGTACCCACGTGCCCCTGCCCTCGGTGAGCAAGGTGCTCAAGGGCCTTCAGGGCTCGGGACTCCTCGTGTCCCACCGGGGCGCGAGCGGTGGCTACGGCCTGTCCCGCCCCGCCCAGGGCATCCTCCTCACGGAGATCATCGCCGCGCTCGAGGGCCCGGTTGCCTTCACCGAGTGCGGCGCCCATGGCACCCCGCACGCCAGCGGTCCGTGCGAGCTGGAGACCGTCTGCCGGGTCCGTGGCCACTGGCGCATCATCAACCGCGCCCTCCAGGACGCGCTCGGGCGGCTGACCCTGGCCGACCTCTGCGCCCCCGTCTCGCGCCTGTCCCCCCTGGCCGAGCATCCCCCTTCGACTCCCGCCCCGATTCCCACCCCGGTCACCCTGCGAGGAACCCCAGCATGA
- the sufB gene encoding Fe-S cluster assembly protein SufB, producing MSTQTLQELTKRPYEAGFVTAIESETIPPGLNEDIIRIISAKKNEPEFMLEWRLRAYRHWLTLKEPRWQKVEYAPIDYQGIIYYSAPKQKPKLDSLDQVDPELLKTYAKLGIPLEEQKRLQNVAVDAVFDSVSVATTFKDKLAKAGVIFCSFSEAVREHPELVKKYLGTVVPHSDNYFAALNSAVFSDGSFVYIPKGVRCPMELSTYFRINAENTGQFERTLIVADEGSTVSYLEGCTAPQRDSNQLHAAVVELVALDGATIKYSTVQNWYPGDEQGRGGIYNFVTKRGIAHHRAKISWTQVETGSAITWKYPSVILKGDDSVGEFYSVALANHRQQADTGTKMIHLGRNTKSTIVSKGISAGHGQNTYRGLVKVLKSAEGARNYTQCDSLLLGSKCGAHTLPYIEVKNASAQVEHEASTSKIGEDQLFYCQQRGISKEDAVSMIVNGFCRQVFKELPMEFAVEAQKLLSVSLEGSVG from the coding sequence ATGAGCACCCAGACCCTGCAGGAACTCACGAAGCGCCCCTACGAGGCCGGCTTCGTCACCGCCATCGAGTCCGAGACCATCCCCCCCGGGCTCAACGAAGACATCATCCGCATCATCTCCGCCAAGAAGAACGAGCCGGAGTTCATGCTCGAGTGGCGGCTGCGCGCCTACCGCCACTGGCTCACCCTCAAGGAGCCCCGCTGGCAGAAGGTGGAGTACGCGCCCATCGACTACCAGGGCATCATCTACTACTCGGCTCCCAAGCAGAAGCCGAAGCTCGACAGCCTGGACCAGGTGGACCCCGAGCTGCTCAAGACCTACGCCAAGCTCGGCATCCCGCTCGAGGAGCAGAAGCGCCTGCAGAACGTGGCGGTGGACGCCGTGTTCGACTCCGTCTCCGTGGCCACCACCTTCAAGGACAAGCTGGCCAAGGCGGGCGTCATCTTCTGCTCCTTCTCCGAGGCCGTGCGCGAGCACCCGGAGCTGGTGAAGAAGTACCTGGGCACCGTGGTGCCGCACTCGGACAACTACTTCGCGGCCCTCAACTCGGCCGTCTTCAGCGACGGCTCGTTCGTCTACATCCCCAAGGGCGTGCGCTGCCCCATGGAGTTATCCACCTACTTCCGCATCAACGCGGAGAACACCGGCCAGTTCGAGCGCACCCTCATCGTCGCCGACGAGGGCTCCACCGTGAGCTACCTCGAGGGCTGCACCGCGCCCCAGCGCGACTCCAACCAGCTCCACGCCGCCGTGGTGGAGCTCGTGGCGCTGGACGGGGCCACCATCAAGTACTCCACGGTGCAGAACTGGTACCCCGGGGACGAGCAGGGCCGCGGCGGCATCTACAACTTCGTCACCAAGCGCGGCATCGCGCACCACCGCGCGAAGATCTCCTGGACGCAGGTGGAGACCGGCTCGGCCATCACCTGGAAGTACCCGAGCGTCATCCTCAAGGGGGATGACTCGGTGGGCGAGTTCTACTCGGTGGCGCTCGCCAACCACCGCCAGCAGGCCGACACGGGCACGAAGATGATCCACCTGGGCCGCAACACGAAGAGCACCATCGTGTCCAAGGGCATCTCCGCGGGCCACGGGCAGAACACCTACCGGGGCCTCGTCAAGGTGCTCAAGAGCGCCGAGGGCGCGCGCAACTACACCCAGTGCGACTCGCTCCTGCTCGGCAGCAAGTGCGGCGCCCACACGCTGCCGTACATCGAGGTGAAGAACGCCTCGGCGCAGGTGGAGCACGAGGCGTCCACGTCGAAGATCGGCGAGGACCAGCTCTTCTACTGCCAGCAGCGGGGCATCTCGAAGGAAGACGCCGTATCGATGATCGTCAATGGCTTCTGCCGGCAGGTCTTCAAGGAGCTGCCCATGGAGTTCGCCGTGGAAGCGCAGAAGCTGCTCAGTGTGAGCCTGGAAGGAAGCGTGGGATGA
- the sufC gene encoding Fe-S cluster assembly ATPase SufC yields the protein MKPLLSIKDLHVRVAGREVLKGINLELMPGEVHAIMGPNGSGKSTLSQVLSGREAYEVTKGEVLFDGKDLLGMPPEARAHAGVFMAFQYPVEIPGVGNLHFLRTALNARRRAEGKEELDAMDFLKLAREKSKLVELDQAFMQRSVNEGFSGGEKKRNEIFQMAVLEPKLAVLDETDSGLDIDALRIVSGGINALRTPERSMLVITHYQRLLEYVVPDRVSVLAGGLIVRTGGRELALELEKKGYAWLNEGKAPVGKEARP from the coding sequence ATGAAGCCGCTGCTCAGCATCAAGGACCTGCACGTGCGCGTGGCGGGTCGCGAGGTCCTCAAGGGTATCAACCTGGAGCTCATGCCCGGGGAGGTCCACGCCATCATGGGCCCCAACGGCTCGGGCAAGAGCACGCTGTCGCAGGTGCTCTCCGGCCGCGAGGCGTACGAAGTGACGAAGGGCGAGGTGCTCTTCGACGGGAAGGATCTGCTCGGGATGCCGCCCGAGGCGCGCGCCCACGCGGGCGTGTTCATGGCCTTCCAGTACCCGGTGGAGATTCCGGGCGTGGGCAACCTGCACTTCCTGCGCACGGCGCTCAACGCCCGGCGGCGCGCCGAGGGCAAGGAGGAGCTGGACGCCATGGACTTCCTCAAGCTCGCGCGCGAGAAGTCCAAGCTCGTGGAGCTGGATCAGGCGTTCATGCAGCGCTCGGTGAACGAGGGCTTCTCCGGCGGCGAGAAGAAGCGCAACGAGATCTTCCAGATGGCGGTGCTGGAGCCGAAGCTGGCGGTGCTCGACGAGACGGACTCGGGCCTGGACATCGACGCGCTGCGGATCGTCTCCGGGGGCATCAACGCGCTGCGCACGCCCGAGCGCAGCATGCTCGTCATCACCCACTACCAGCGGCTGCTCGAGTACGTGGTGCCGGACCGGGTGTCGGTGCTGGCCGGTGGGCTCATCGTGCGCACGGGTGGGCGCGAGCTGGCGCTGGAGCTGGAGAAGAAGGGCTACGCGTGGCTCAACGAAGGCAAGGCCCCGGTGGGCAAGGAGGCCCGGCCGTGA